The following nucleotide sequence is from Apium graveolens cultivar Ventura chromosome 4, ASM990537v1, whole genome shotgun sequence.
GGTACTGTGTTGTGTATGCAGATTGTGGTAGATTCCATAGGTGTCTCGATTTGGCAAATGGCTGCCAGACCTTGTAATCATTTACAGAGTGAAGATAAAAAAGAAGATACGGAATTTCTCGAAAATGGAGATGTAAAAAATAGGATTAGTGGGAGTAGTAGTGATGATGATGAAAAATCAGGCAGCGAAAGTGAAGATGATGATCAAGTTGAGCTATGTGAGGGATCTGTTATTGATAAAACTAGTGTAGCTATTGCTTGTGATGATGGTTGTGTTCGGATTTATACCATTTCCGACTCAAACGAGTTAGTGTACAACAGATCGTTGCCCAGGGTCAGTGGTGAGATAACCTTTTCCTGGTTGAAAGTGTGATTTTTACCAGCTGTTTTTTTGGATAAATTTACTTATTCAACTTGTTATTTTATATGCAGGGCGAGTCTTGAGTGTGACTTGGAGCCCTGATGGAAATAAAATATATTCAGGGAGCAGTGACGGGTATGTTTGTTTTAGTATATGCTGAGATATGCATATTGCATGATGCATTATAACCTTTACTTATTTTCTAGATACATCTTTTACATAtggttttaaaaaaataaaattgaaatatgataaaatattgatgtatgtttctggattttttcaGCTATCTTTAATACACTTTTTTTCGCTCGTCAAATATTAATTCTCAGGTTTATAAGATGCTGGGAAGCAAAAACTTCTCAGGAGATATACAGGATAACAGTTGGACTTGGAGGGTTGGGTAGTGGACCTGAACTCTGCATATGGTCATTGCTTGCTCTAAGGTTCAATATGAATTCTTCCTGCAAGTAAATTATTACAAGCTCCGCCTTTAGGTTGTAGATGTGCTAACAGCTGCAACCTTTTGAATTCAGGTGTGGTTCTCTTGTTAGTGCAGATAGTAGTGGTTCTGTTCAATTCTGGGACAGTCAATTTGGTACCCTTTTGCAGGCGCATTCTCGTCACAAAGGCGATGTAAATGTTCTAGCTGCAGCTCCCAGCCATAACAGAGTGTTTTCTGCTGGTTCAGATGGTCAGGTGTGGATAGGGTTTCTTTTCTAACTTTTAAATAAAATTGTTTATTGTAATGAAGTTCCTTTCTCTCTTTTGTCTTTAATATTTGGTCACCAGAAAGTTATTTTATAGGAACGACTGTAGTAAATTAATACACTTGCATCGAATAGATCTCTATTCTCTTATTCTATCTGTTCTGCCTTATCAGTACATACTGTAGTTATACTTCTTTTGTCAAACAGAGTTTTTCGGGTAGATTCAAAAAAATATCATGActacaaaagattgtcttgcaTTAAAATTCATGTACGTTAAATGTTAAATATCCAGACATGAGATACAAGCGCAGTCATAAATTGTTTCACATGAGAAAACTCCAGCTTTATATAGAAGAACGGAAGTGAACAGACTTAACAGAGGAAATATCAGAGATTAGGAGAATCGATTATATATAGTTCAGAATTAATATTCAAGCtatcaaaaaatattttaaaataacatttttcttattGGAGTGCCTTACAGTTTTAAAAAGCTTTCTTATCTGTCGTAAGAAATGAAAGAGATCTGGGTAACAAAGGTGCTTTATTTGAATCCCTAAACTTGATCCGGAAATCACATGCGGAAAGGTGAACATATCGGAAGTCTAAGATATCAATCTTGGACTCTTATTAATTTTTTTTGCGGCAGACTAGATTTCGAAGTATTTTATCAATCTAGTTTGGCTTGTATAAATAAAAAGTGTTTTTGAGCTATTTAGAAACTTGGTATAACCATACTAATCTTTAGACATTGAATGGTAATCAATTTCACTACCAATAGTTGTTTGATTTCATTAGGAAGGCAAGTAAGATGTATAGAATGGTTTTTTCTTGAGAATGAATAATATGACCTTTAAATTATGTTCTGTTGTGTTCTAAAATTGTGAACAAGAAGTTATCGAAGTAAGACAAAAACCAACTTAGGATATCATTAATTgaagaaaatatttatttccaTCAATACAAATGGGCAGAGTAAAGAAACTAGAAGTGATATTTATATTATATGTTGATGGATAAGATAAATTAGGTCTACTTCATTTAGTAGTTCAATAAGATTAATAATAGTTTATTATTGTTAACAATCATTAATTTGCATGATTCTAGAGTATTTGGTAGCATAAAAGTTGCATAGCTTGATTGGATATGTGATTTAGTGGTTTGCAGATTGATTAATAAAAATGAATTGGAGTTTTTCTGTGGATTTTTGCTCCGTGTTACATATTTTTGGGTAGAAGGCAGTTAATTAagataattaataattattatattttgatTCCTTGTATTGACTTTATTAAAAAGGGGGTATATATACAAAAAATCAGTGGCTCAATAATAAGTCACTAGTTCAGTTATTTTGAGGTGTTTTATATTTACGTTGTTGATTTAGGTACCCATTTGTTACTTTGCTGCACGTCATTATGGATTGTTCTTTAAAACATCTCTGTCTAATGCTTAATGTCGTTAAAATTTTTGTTCATGCATGATTGATCTTGGTGTAGTATTGATGGTACCATGGTTAATCACTCTGTCAGAAAATTAAACGATGGAATGGCTATGTTAGTGCTCCTTAAGTCTCCAAATCAGAAAATTGTAATCTGTGCGTAGCACATTGAAAATCAATTTTGCTAATCTTTGCTCATTTTGCATCTTCCTTATTTGTTTATATTTAGTCAAATCCTTACATGGTGAGGTGTTATACTCGTCCTTATTGATAGGTTGCTCGTCTTTATAGGTTATACTTTATAAGTTATCAAGAGATGCCGTTCAATCTATTGGTAGTGAATCTCATGATAGACCAACAAGAAAATGGGTCTACATTGGTTATGTAAGAGCTCATACCCATGATGTAAGGGCCTTGACAGTTGCAGTACCTATCAGTCGAGAAGGTTTGCACTGTGTTTTTGAATGTACTTATGATGATTATAGTAGAGTTGGCTTTTACTCATCACAAGTTATTATTCTCCCATGGCTCATAAAATTTACCACTTAAACACAGATATGGTCCAAGAAGATAACATGAAGCGAGTTCGTGGTAGGCCTAAACCCCTTGAGTTTAGTTACCACAAGTTGGCTCACTTGGGCGTTCCCATGCTTATCTCAGCTGGTGACGACACAAAGCTTTTTGCATATTCTGCCAATGACTTTACTCAGTTCTCCCCGCATGATATATGCCCGGCACCACAAAATCCACCCATGCAACTAGTGCTGAATACAGTTTTCAACAAGACTACTTTGCTTCTGGTCCAGGCTTCTTACTGGCTAGATATCTTATGTGTGCGTACAAAATCTGGAAGTAACCCTGATGGAAGTTCTGGATCTTCTGTCGGAATCGCAAATACAACTTTGGTTGTTAGAGTAAAAAGTAAGGCTTCTCGTAAAATCATTTGTAGTGCCATTGCCTGCTCAGGAGATCTTTTTGCATATTCTGATCATGAGAAGCCCAGCCTATTCAAACTATCAAAAAGCGAGGCTGGAAAAGGTCAGTGGGTTCTTGGAAAATTAAAACTACCGAAATTACCATTTGCCCATTCAATGGCTTTCAGTTTTGATTTCTCTCGACTGATGATAGCTGGACATGATAGAATGATATATGTAAGCTTTCTTTCATTTTCAACTTGTCTATATTTTCCTCTGCTAACTGTAACTATGGTATATGAAGTCTTTCTAGGAGATAGTTCTGCATCGATTACAACCTAACCAATATCTAGAATGCTAAATTGTTATGTTTTGAGTATCGCTACTTATGCCAAGAGTCACATATTTTGCTGCAATTTAAAATTCAAATGCAAAATATATGTTCTGTATGCACAAAACATATTATGCATCAATATTATTTATACAAAACATAATTAGTAGGTCTATTTTTTTCTCCAGTTGTCCGCCATCTCAAATCTGGCATCTTCATATTCCAAACCTTCATCTTTTATTTTGCTTTTATGTTCACTCTAATTgctatatttataaattttaaccAATAAAGTGATACTAAAATGCGTCTTATCCTGGAGTAAGAACCTGAAACAGTCTCAGCCGAGCTAAAATGGATTGTAGATAGTTATCCTGTGTATCGTTGGACTCACTTTTAGTTCAAATTACACAGTTATATGGATGCTACAATTTTCTAAAGCTCAGTTTGATTACTCTTTGATCAATCCAGTAACTAAAAGAGTTCGGAAAAGACATAAGCTCTTTTGATACAATGCGTGCTGTTGCAATCCTTCCAAGCAATGAACAATGCATGTATTAGTGTTAAATATTGATTAACTGCCTCCAGAGGAGTGTCCCTCTCCTGCTCTCGAGCAAACTGGATGCTTTATTTTAGCCTGATATGCTGGTCGAATTGTCTTATCAATAGTTGTCTCTGTGGCTTTATGCCAGGACAACCTGCCAAGCTTCTGGACAGGCTCACCTTGCCCAGTTGAGTAATTCACGTGCCCAAGAGTCCTGGCAACGCCTTGGTTGTCTCGGCAGGTGCATGGGGTCAGTATGGCGTTTGAAGAAGCCATGACAATACAACTCGTTAAAGAATGAGGTAAAGAATAAAACTCTTTTTTCGCGACACAGTCTTTCCTTTTTCCAGTGCGACGGACAGAGAGCCTTTATCAAGACTGATAACGGAACAAGTCATTAAGTGGTACCCACGTTATGGTAAGGAGACGCTAATGACAGGCGGGAAGAGTATATATTAGAGATAATTGTTTTCTTATCTCAAATATATCTCTTCTCTTGgtttttaaatatattaattttagcaGTTGTGATCTTCAGTATATGAGAGTTAAATTACAGAGTTGATGAATATTTTGAGAAAATCTGTGGGTTAGAGAATTTGAGTAATTTAACGATTGTCTGCAGTCCTTTGTTTCTTTTTTTATACTTTTGTCCCACCTCAAGTTGTAATAAGAGCCCTAATATACCACCATGTCCCTTCCAATGTTCTTCTGTGTATCAGTCTCAAATTTCTGTCCAACCCTTGCAGGCTGCAGCTATAAACAGTGCTGAAGGACTTGCAAAATCGTAAAATTGTCACCATAATAGTCTATATATTGGTTGCATTTCATGCCCTATCCTCAAAATGACCTTTTGAAAGTTAATTTAAATCCATACAACTTGTTTTATTCAGATTGTACACAAACATTGCAATACCATTAACTCCGACAACTCAAAATTGGAAGCCTCCGTTAATTCTGAGCAGGTTCCCAAAGTCAGTAAAAGAAGGAAGAACCGGATCTGAATGATAGGTAAAAAGGGCGGGAAAGAGCATGGACTCCGAAAGAAGTTACCTGGATTAATGGTCAACTCGTCGAAAACTGCTGCCGTCAGCCACCACTGGTCCTTGTCAACAGGTTTAGCATGAGCCGTCACTGTTGTGTATGAGCTAAAAGAGGGGCGGGAAAGAACATGGAGTCCGAAAAAAGTTACCTGGATTAATGGTCAACTCGTCGAAAACTGCTGCCTTCAGCCACCACTGGCCCTTGTCAATAGGTTTAGCATGAGCCGTCACTGTTGTGTATGAGCTAAAAGAGAAACCTCGATTCCACTCTTATCTAAACTACCTATACTCTATAATTAGAGCCAAAACATTAAAAGTTTTGGTTGGTCAGTCGGTAATTGGGCCGGATTGAAATAATATATATATCATTATATTTATGGGCTGAATTACGTAATATTGTATTTATGTCAATTTATATTGCAAATATGCTTTACATCCTATTACAATTTTGATAATGTCATTTCTTATCTAGAATACTTATAATATTGCCCATTAAAGCGGTACGTGAGCTGGGTTCAGAACGTCATGAGACAGAGCGCTCTTGTGATGAAGATGAACGGGGCTAAGCGATTCTTTTTGCCACTATAATTTTGAAAATGAACGTTCCCTGGCGCAGCTGGGCAATCCTGGACTTGAACTAGAGACCTCGCCTGTGAAGCAGTTCTATAACAAGTCAAGACAacaagaaagcaagaaaagggtAGCGATTGGTTTGGGAGCGTCACGGGGGAAGAAGATAGAAGGGTAACCTATGACACCGGGGGAAGATGCTCAGCTCCGCACAACATCGGGATTGGCTCATATAAGGTTAATCATACCATACCATAACATTAcataaataaatttattcaattcaatttaaaattttCCACCTAATCCTGTATATATCAATTAATAATTACAAATTCTATATACTGTGTcaatacttaatatatatatgcatgtgCTTCACGCAGGCCCTGTAATGCTAGTATCTATCTTATTTGGTATATTAGATATATTAATTTCTGCGTGGAATTGGCAAAAAGCGCACAAAATCTGCAGATTTATAAAAGATTACAAGAGATTATATAGATAACTATTATTTGGAAGCCAAGTAATTTCGTCAACTCTATACTTATCTATATGTACTGCCATAACTAATTGCAAACATATATAATCCTTAATTTGTCGACTACTGTAATCTAGAATGTTCCTAACTAGATAATATAATTATTGATTACAaacatatttataattaaataacaaaataaaataattagcAAGTAATTTAATTATTTCAGGCTCATCTCTATCCTCTCCTTTGAGAAACACCCCACCACGAATTTTAAAATACAGAAAAATAGCAACCCTCAACCGCCAAACAGGACTCCACATGAGTTGGACATAAATTGTTGAACACCATCAAGATAATAAATTAGGAATTTTGACTTCGTAAAACCATTCTGGAATAATGAAATCATACTGTTGCACCTAACTTCGAGGGATTTTCCGGATCAGTGTTATTTTATGTTCGGGCTTATTATCTTCCACATGAATAGAATCATCTACACTTATAAAGTTAGCAAAGTCCTCATATACTATAGAGTCATTTCAATCTTTTGCAGAAACAAATTTGTTGTCTCCATTATCTCGATCTTTTGCAGGACCTGCTCGTTAATAATGAGTAGACTTTTTCTTGTTTGGAGGAATCAAATCTTGCATGGTGCTTTCATTCTTTCTGGCCCCATCAGTGACATCATTTCATATTCAGTATCCAATTTTGCAATTATTTCATCATACCATTGGCAAAACCGTCTTTGAAGTTTCCAAAAATTTCAAAACAGTCTGAAGATTCAAAAAATTGCACTTCAACCCTTACAAAATTTCTACCCCAACACTTTTTTTCATTATTTATAGGATAAGCCCTTTAAGTTTTTTTGAAATTTAAGTGCTTTTCATTACTTAGGACTATGCCCATAGTTGTTACAACTGTCCTTTTGCTTGTTCAAGTCCAAAAGGCGAAAACAATGGTGGTTCTACGCTTTTCTTTGAAAATGACCACCACTTTCAAAAGGTGATTCTCAAGAGCTAGTATGTGAAAAATGCATGCGCTCTTGAACAAGAAAGGATGACCTGATGTTGCTTGCTTTGTAATAATTCGTCATGACTCTTGATTTATAAAAAATTGGTAGGTATTGTTTTTGGAGAAAGATGAAATCTACAAGATGAAGATGCTTGACGAGTAAACACAATGTGATGCCATTTTTTTTGTCTAAAACAATTGTTTGTATCTCAAATATATgggtatattatatatatacacatgtatatatatttgtttatTTATATCTGTACTCCACCATGGAGTGTGTGCGTCTCTTTGCTTTAAAATTAGAATCACCTTGCTCTTAGTTGCCCTTTGAAGATAGTTATTTGAGCATCTATTGTGATCGAAACTTATATAATCTTATGAAAGCTCGTGAGATTAAAGGCGCTTGGAATGCGCTTTTTTGTGCCTTGCTCTAAGGCGCACTTTTGACAACATTGTTTTAAAGCATGAAAATGATTTAGAAAATGATTATTGCTGAACGCCACCCATTACCACTAATTATACTGCTTACAAGGAACACAAAGTTGCTTTGGACCTTGATACCATACAGATCAGATAAAGTGGATTGAGTTGCTGAATATTGCTA
It contains:
- the LOC141721129 gene encoding WD repeat-containing protein PCN-like, encoding MMIDIYRSSSLEYKPTPVVALATSPDQSQVAAAREDGSLEIWLVSPGSVGWYRQLTIHGDPNSRISSLVWCGSGVDGTGRLFSASIDGSVSEWDLFHLTQKIVVDSIGVSIWQMAARPCNHLQSEDKKEDTEFLENGDVKNRISGSSSDDDEKSGSESEDDDQVELCEGSVIDKTSVAIACDDGCVRIYTISDSNELVYNRSLPRVSGRVLSVTWSPDGNKIYSGSSDGFIRCWEAKTSQEIYRITVGLGGLGSGPELCIWSLLALRCGSLVSADSSGSVQFWDSQFGTLLQAHSRHKGDVNVLAAAPSHNRVFSAGSDGQVILYKLSRDAVQSIGSESHDRPTRKWVYIGYVRAHTHDVRALTVAVPISREDMVQEDNMKRVRGRPKPLEFSYHKLAHLGVPMLISAGDDTKLFAYSANDFTQFSPHDICPAPQNPPMQLVLNTVFNKTTLLLVQASYWLDILCVRTKSGSNPDGSSGSSVGIANTTLVVRVKSKASRKIICSAIACSGDLFAYSDHEKPSLFKLSKSEAGKGQWVLGKLKLPKLPFAHSMAFSFDFSRLMIAGHDRMIYVVNVESLTLMHTFTPYRKEIDKELPPREPPITRMCTSSDGQWLAAINCFGDVYLFNLEIQRQHWFISRLDGASVTASGFTPQNSNILIIATSSNQVYAFDVDAKQLGEWSMRHTFLMPQRYQEFPGEVIGLSFPPSLNSSSVIIYSARAMCLIDFGLPVVRDDDLELVNCHAPPPLSKSQSSSANGRLKRKLKGRDIESKHAGRKNIEICGFRDPVLFVGHISKGSLLIIDKQWMEVVKTLDAPPLHRYIYGT